One region of Eubacterium sp. 1001713B170207_170306_E7 genomic DNA includes:
- a CDS encoding helix-turn-helix domain-containing protein, translating into MIPNILTVKETCKILKVGRTKLSRILNSDPTFPAVKDGTWFIFGDRLQDWMDRKKYMQEADREKAAS; encoded by the coding sequence ATGATACCCAATATTTTAACCGTTAAGGAAACCTGTAAAATCCTTAAAGTGGGCCGAACAAAGCTGTCCCGTATCCTTAACAGTGATCCAACATTTCCAGCCGTTAAGGATGGCACATGGTTCATTTTTGGGGATCGCCTACAGGACTGGATGGACCGGAAAAAATATATGCAGGAAGCAGACAGAGAGAAAGCGGCAAGCTGA
- a CDS encoding DUF2786 domain-containing protein: MNIKDKIEKLLRLSESPNENEAKAALLKARKLMMEHKLSEADFKVLEKQEPVKIETGIYFTKKTNYWITQLLTVIAPNYACNNYMNKKYRKKSHQAIIYGFKEDAELCERVFKYAVDCVMSWIKELKKSMRGQTAYIINSYVDSYAQGFIDGLKESYDEQTEENEQEWGLVAVVPPEVKAVTDGMKPVYPNNDTFFASEYYGNGFMDGRRFSMEKRLESEGTV; this comes from the coding sequence ATGAATATTAAAGATAAAATTGAAAAATTGTTAAGGCTTAGCGAAAGTCCAAATGAAAACGAAGCAAAGGCCGCATTATTAAAGGCCAGAAAGCTTATGATGGAACATAAGCTGAGCGAAGCGGATTTTAAAGTCTTGGAGAAACAAGAACCTGTCAAAATTGAAACAGGGATCTATTTCACGAAAAAGACAAATTACTGGATTACCCAATTATTGACAGTGATTGCTCCGAATTATGCTTGTAATAATTACATGAATAAAAAGTATCGAAAAAAGAGCCATCAGGCAATTATCTACGGCTTTAAAGAGGACGCTGAGTTGTGTGAGCGTGTGTTTAAGTATGCTGTGGACTGTGTCATGTCCTGGATTAAAGAGTTGAAAAAGTCTATGCGTGGGCAGACGGCATACATCATTAATTCATATGTAGATAGCTATGCTCAGGGTTTTATTGATGGTTTGAAAGAATCGTATGATGAGCAGACCGAAGAAAATGAACAAGAATGGGGATTAGTGGCTGTTGTCCCGCCAGAGGTTAAAGCTGTGACCGATGGTATGAAACCTGTTTATCCTAACAACGATACATTTTTCGCTTCGGAATATTACGGCAATGGTTTTATGGATGGCAGGCGTTTTTCCATGGAAAAGAGATTAGAAAGTGAGGGAACAGTATGA
- a CDS encoding replicative helicase loader/inhibitor, producing METAKILAVIAAVYSNFAVNDFKQKIWAELLADISYKDASIALKELLKTNKFPPVPSEIIEKANVAKILSCGGLDYKWLEGGDDFERIGDKKLTGADTRRLPENPHQ from the coding sequence GTGGAGACTGCTAAAATACTGGCCGTCATTGCGGCGGTATACAGTAACTTTGCTGTGAATGATTTTAAGCAAAAAATATGGGCTGAACTACTGGCTGACATATCTTACAAAGATGCCAGCATCGCCCTTAAGGAGCTGCTGAAAACCAACAAATTTCCTCCTGTACCTTCGGAGATTATTGAAAAAGCCAACGTGGCAAAAATATTGAGCTGCGGGGGATTGGATTATAAATGGCTGGAAGGGGGTGACGATTTTGAACGCATTGGAGACAAAAAACTTACTGGAGCTGATACAAGGCGTTTACCCGAAAATCCGCATCAATGA
- a CDS encoding helix-turn-helix transcriptional regulator, whose protein sequence is MIDLKQWRLERGYTVAAFSRIAGVHRKVIERAEAGMTIQYRSADKICRAIGIPLIYSDWAITKDKFRQVERPCLVKEYRTYKFFKDKLKAGEKIMVPCTQLKSKDRKGILVEGTILKFYENYALLELRIKKHCNSGERYRTIKSGFALDDLVKFKEGRYQNE, encoded by the coding sequence ATGATTGATCTAAAGCAATGGCGGCTTGAGCGCGGCTACACAGTGGCAGCATTTTCGCGAATCGCAGGGGTTCACCGGAAGGTGATCGAACGGGCTGAGGCAGGCATGACAATACAATACAGGAGTGCAGACAAAATATGCCGGGCTATCGGAATACCGCTTATTTATTCGGACTGGGCCATTACTAAAGATAAATTCAGGCAGGTTGAAAGACCCTGCCTGGTAAAAGAATACCGTACCTATAAATTTTTTAAAGACAAGCTGAAAGCAGGGGAAAAGATCATGGTGCCCTGTACGCAGCTTAAGTCAAAAGACAGAAAAGGTATTTTGGTCGAAGGCACAATTTTAAAGTTTTATGAGAATTATGCGCTGCTGGAATTGAGGATTAAAAAACACTGTAATTCTGGGGAAAGATACAGAACAATAAAATCCGGCTTTGCCCTGGATGATCTTGTTAAGTTCAAGGAAGGACGTTACCAAAATGAATGA
- a CDS encoding tyrosine-type recombinase/integrase: MKKQASRPIKNDRTVWDIQDYLKVAANRSCEGMRNYMLFLIGVTTGYRAGDLVNLKVRDAKEALRAKYFTIMEGKKQNSPFVREKNRKPRRAEILPKVAKELKAYIKDKHDYEWLFPSRKGNGHIGVQAVSNILKNAGLYFGLENISAHSMRKTYAYKIYITSGKDIVAVKEMLGHSSIEETKRYLGLDQERYHELSQALGDFTR; encoded by the coding sequence ATGAAAAAGCAAGCATCACGGCCAATAAAAAATGACCGGACGGTGTGGGATATTCAGGATTATTTAAAAGTAGCGGCCAACCGCTCTTGTGAAGGTATGCGAAATTATATGCTGTTTTTGATTGGCGTAACAACCGGGTACCGTGCTGGTGATCTGGTCAATCTCAAGGTCCGGGATGCCAAAGAAGCCTTAAGGGCAAAGTATTTTACGATCATGGAGGGCAAGAAGCAGAACAGCCCTTTTGTAAGAGAGAAGAACCGGAAGCCGCGGCGGGCAGAGATACTGCCAAAGGTGGCTAAGGAATTAAAGGCTTATATCAAAGACAAACATGATTATGAATGGCTTTTCCCGAGCAGAAAGGGAAATGGGCATATTGGTGTCCAGGCGGTCAGTAATATTCTAAAGAATGCCGGGCTGTATTTTGGCCTGGAGAATATCTCAGCGCACTCAATGCGCAAGACCTATGCGTATAAAATATATATCACATCGGGCAAGGATATTGTAGCTGTGAAAGAAATGCTGGGACATAGCAGCATTGAAGAAACAAAAAGGTATCTGGGCTTAGACCAGGAAAGATACCACGAATTAAGTCAAGCACTTGGTGATTTCACCAGGTGA
- a CDS encoding AAA family ATPase, which translates to MVFIREFARHIYKGQQWKKVRQYVFEKYYGLCAECGAPGEEVHHKTFLTPQNINDPEIVYGENNLVLLCKECHFKKHRKTNPLEQNFKRRRLTNNGCWFDEFGNVQPVRRWIICGAPASGKSTYVQEHMLPGDLVVDLDLIGQAISISAKAAIPYNLLPTTYDIRDYLYKLIESDKVDARNIWIIAALPDSKTRAELAGRLRAEIVDMKADINTCIERALSDPERMDKELQKQIIEDYFAKYGK; encoded by the coding sequence GTGGTTTTTATCCGTGAGTTTGCAAGGCATATTTACAAAGGCCAGCAATGGAAGAAAGTAAGGCAATATGTTTTTGAAAAGTATTATGGTCTGTGTGCTGAGTGCGGTGCGCCGGGTGAGGAAGTGCACCACAAAACATTCCTGACACCACAGAATATAAATGATCCCGAGATTGTATATGGCGAGAACAACTTAGTGCTGCTGTGTAAGGAGTGTCATTTCAAAAAGCACCGCAAGACGAATCCACTGGAGCAGAACTTTAAGAGGCGGCGGCTTACCAACAATGGTTGTTGGTTTGATGAGTTCGGCAACGTGCAGCCCGTTAGGCGGTGGATCATCTGCGGCGCGCCTGCGTCTGGGAAATCAACTTACGTACAAGAACATATGCTGCCTGGTGATCTGGTGGTAGACCTGGACCTGATCGGCCAGGCTATCAGTATAAGCGCAAAGGCTGCGATACCTTACAATCTTTTGCCGACAACTTATGACATCCGCGATTACTTATATAAGCTGATCGAGAGTGACAAAGTAGATGCCAGGAATATCTGGATCATTGCAGCATTGCCAGACAGTAAGACCAGGGCAGAGCTTGCCGGGAGGCTGAGAGCTGAGATCGTGGACATGAAAGCAGATATAAATACTTGCATAGAAAGAGCGTTAAGCGATCCGGAAAGAATGGATAAAGAATTACAGAAGCAGATAATAGAGGATTATTTTGCTAAATATGGAAAGTAA
- a CDS encoding terminase TerL endonuclease subunit, whose amino-acid sequence MIPTYIEEYYDAIMSGDINACKRIKQVYSMLYKQLKHPGKYVYDNDLANLPIEFIERFCKQAQGVAGRPLELMLFQKAKFQAVFGFVDAKTHFRKVDEVLDIRGRKNGKTTENAATSIFLTVGDGEAAAESYFLATKKEQSLKGFNEAWNMVKQSKELRRILRKRKSDLYCEMTLGFIQALSSNDNGLDGLNVHSAIIDELAAIKKRDLYDLIKQGTSSRRQPLINCITTNGFVRHSIYDSQYEYACKVLDGKIDDPSFLAFIYELDDKDEWDNEEMWIKANPGLDFIKDREKLRANVNKAKEDPAFKPTVLVKDFNMTENAATRWLRWDELNNEETFAVADMGFRYGIGGFDLAETTDLAAAKAAMMKKDDPKVYWKSMYWIPEALLEKKELMDSVPYQLWEKQDLIRVCEGNRVNPYDMLKWYMELQENDGINMLYIGYDPWHVDESLLQAYENYFGKNVMIEVRQGPYTLSVPMKEFKAELDADIHVYNNNPVDKWCLSNLEIKTDINGNIQPIKGMDSTQRIDGAVAQIIAKVILRDKMAEYENMI is encoded by the coding sequence ATGATACCAACCTATATTGAGGAATACTATGACGCGATCATGTCAGGTGATATTAACGCCTGCAAGCGAATCAAACAAGTATACTCGATGCTTTATAAACAGCTAAAACATCCTGGAAAATATGTGTATGATAATGACCTGGCAAATTTGCCCATTGAATTTATTGAGCGGTTCTGTAAACAGGCGCAGGGCGTGGCAGGAAGGCCTCTTGAACTCATGCTTTTTCAAAAAGCAAAGTTCCAGGCGGTGTTTGGTTTTGTGGATGCTAAGACGCATTTTAGGAAAGTTGATGAGGTGCTGGACATCCGTGGCCGTAAAAATGGAAAGACCACGGAAAACGCCGCAACCAGTATTTTCCTGACAGTCGGTGACGGCGAAGCAGCCGCTGAAAGCTATTTTCTAGCCACCAAAAAAGAGCAGTCTCTAAAAGGCTTTAATGAGGCCTGGAATATGGTAAAGCAGTCTAAAGAATTGCGGCGTATACTCAGAAAACGCAAGTCTGATCTTTATTGTGAAATGACACTGGGATTTATTCAGGCGTTATCCAGCAATGACAACGGCCTTGACGGGCTGAACGTTCACAGCGCGATTATAGACGAACTGGCAGCCATAAAAAAACGTGATCTGTATGACCTGATCAAACAGGGGACATCTTCGCGACGGCAGCCTTTAATTAACTGTATCACAACAAACGGCTTTGTCCGTCATTCCATTTATGATTCACAGTATGAATATGCCTGTAAGGTGTTGGATGGGAAAATAGACGATCCATCATTTTTAGCATTTATTTATGAGCTGGATGATAAAGACGAGTGGGACAATGAAGAAATGTGGATCAAGGCGAATCCGGGACTGGACTTTATTAAGGATCGGGAGAAGCTCAGGGCCAATGTTAACAAGGCGAAAGAGGACCCGGCTTTCAAACCGACGGTCTTGGTCAAAGATTTTAATATGACTGAAAACGCCGCGACAAGATGGCTGCGCTGGGATGAACTCAACAACGAAGAAACCTTTGCTGTCGCAGATATGGGCTTTCGCTATGGTATTGGCGGATTTGACCTGGCTGAGACAACAGACCTGGCAGCTGCTAAGGCGGCAATGATGAAAAAAGATGATCCGAAGGTTTATTGGAAATCCATGTACTGGATACCTGAAGCACTGCTTGAGAAAAAGGAACTCATGGACAGTGTGCCTTATCAGCTTTGGGAGAAACAGGACTTGATAAGAGTCTGTGAGGGAAACCGGGTAAATCCCTATGATATGCTGAAATGGTATATGGAGTTACAAGAGAATGACGGTATCAACATGCTGTATATCGGCTATGACCCGTGGCATGTTGACGAAAGCCTGTTACAGGCTTATGAAAACTATTTTGGGAAAAATGTGATGATAGAGGTTCGGCAAGGACCGTATACTTTATCAGTTCCGATGAAAGAGTTCAAAGCTGAACTTGACGCCGATATTCACGTTTATAACAACAATCCGGTTGATAAGTGGTGTTTATCCAACTTAGAGATTAAAACCGATATAAACGGCAATATCCAGCCAATAAAGGGTATGGACAGCACACAGCGCATAGATGGTGCGGTGGCGCAGATTATCGCGAAGGTTATTTTACGTGATAAAATGGCCGAATATGAAAATATGATTTGA
- a CDS encoding phage portal protein codes for MFERIKRLFNKSPTETRLKMVTMHGNGFYAWDGRLYHSDIVRSCIRPKVKAVGKLVAKHIREDTSGIKTNPEPYMRFLLEEPNPYMTGQVLQEKIAAQLQLNNNAFVLIIRNNEGLPVELYPIPATSVEAIYGETGELFLRCFMKNGKMFTFPYREIIHLRQDFNSNDLFGDSPGKALAPLMEIVNTTDQGIIHAVRNSAIIRWLLKFNTNLNKEDIKAKTQEFADAFLSIDNTTTAAAVDNKMEAVQVQPQSYVPNAVQMDKTTQRIYSFFGTNEKIVQSRYNEDEWNAYYEAEIEPLAVQMAGEYSRKLFNRRERSFGNAIMFEASNLQYASMSTKLNLYQVVDRGAMTPNEWRKILGNMTPLDGGDKPVRRLDTQPVDGQAERSD; via the coding sequence GTGTTTGAAAGAATCAAGCGGCTTTTTAACAAAAGCCCAACAGAAACAAGGCTGAAAATGGTGACAATGCACGGAAACGGCTTTTATGCCTGGGATGGCAGGCTGTACCACAGCGACATTGTCCGGTCCTGTATCCGGCCAAAGGTGAAGGCGGTTGGAAAACTGGTGGCTAAGCATATCCGGGAGGATACAAGTGGGATTAAGACGAATCCTGAGCCCTATATGCGGTTTCTGCTAGAGGAACCAAACCCCTATATGACGGGGCAGGTATTACAGGAAAAAATAGCCGCACAACTACAGCTTAACAACAATGCCTTTGTTTTAATTATACGAAACAATGAGGGACTGCCTGTTGAGCTTTACCCGATTCCGGCCACGTCCGTTGAAGCAATCTACGGTGAAACCGGGGAGCTGTTTCTGCGGTGTTTTATGAAAAACGGAAAGATGTTTACTTTTCCGTACCGTGAAATTATCCATCTGCGACAGGACTTTAACAGTAATGATTTGTTTGGAGACAGTCCTGGAAAAGCCTTAGCGCCGCTCATGGAAATTGTGAACACAACGGACCAGGGGATTATCCACGCGGTCAGAAACAGCGCCATTATCCGATGGTTATTGAAGTTTAATACGAATCTGAACAAAGAAGATATAAAGGCAAAAACACAGGAATTTGCGGATGCCTTTTTAAGCATAGATAACACAACAACGGCTGCGGCTGTTGATAATAAGATGGAGGCTGTGCAAGTGCAGCCCCAGAGTTATGTCCCCAATGCGGTGCAGATGGATAAAACCACGCAGCGCATTTATTCATTTTTTGGGACAAACGAAAAGATTGTCCAGAGCCGATACAATGAAGATGAATGGAATGCTTATTATGAAGCAGAGATTGAGCCCTTAGCCGTCCAGATGGCCGGGGAGTACAGCCGTAAGCTGTTCAATCGGCGCGAGCGGAGTTTCGGCAATGCCATCATGTTCGAGGCCAGCAATCTACAGTATGCCAGTATGTCCACAAAGCTAAATCTATACCAGGTGGTTGACCGTGGAGCAATGACCCCCAATGAATGGCGAAAAATATTAGGAAATATGACCCCGCTTGATGGTGGTGATAAGCCAGTACGCCGTTTAGATACACAGCCCGTTGACGGGCAAGCCGAAAGGAGTGATTAA
- a CDS encoding head maturation protease, ClpP-related, translated as MPFEIGIRGCIVEDSDKWIYDWFGETAVCPEDVRKVLSEARGQPVNVLINSYGGSVFAGSEIYTNLMAYAGEVNIRIDGLAASAASVVAMGGRCAMSPTAQIMIHNVSTSVAGDYRDMDKTSETLRIANQTIASAYSIKSGMALDEALAMMDEETWMTAQEAKDKGLIDEVLFIDEEQRSIFANGGLMNSLKNSAKSLYACIPILDKEKMIEAYNARRERIEKPVVNDDSESLARAKSKFLNLRRIEE; from the coding sequence TTGCCGTTTGAAATTGGTATTCGCGGATGCATTGTAGAGGACTCGGACAAATGGATTTATGACTGGTTCGGGGAAACAGCAGTGTGTCCAGAGGATGTAAGAAAAGTGCTCAGTGAAGCGCGAGGGCAGCCAGTAAATGTGCTGATCAACAGCTATGGAGGTTCTGTCTTTGCCGGATCGGAAATTTATACAAACCTGATGGCTTATGCAGGTGAAGTAAATATCCGCATTGACGGTCTGGCCGCTTCTGCGGCTTCGGTGGTGGCGATGGGCGGCCGATGTGCCATGAGCCCAACAGCGCAAATAATGATTCATAATGTGTCTACTTCTGTGGCAGGAGATTACCGGGATATGGACAAAACCAGTGAAACCTTGCGGATCGCCAACCAGACCATTGCCAGTGCTTACAGTATTAAGTCTGGAATGGCTTTGGATGAAGCCCTTGCCATGATGGATGAGGAAACATGGATGACAGCCCAGGAGGCAAAAGACAAAGGTCTGATTGATGAGGTTTTGTTTATTGATGAGGAACAGCGCAGTATTTTTGCCAACGGCGGGCTGATGAACAGCTTGAAAAACAGTGCAAAGTCTTTATATGCCTGTATTCCAATACTGGATAAAGAAAAGATGATTGAAGCCTACAATGCCCGGCGTGAACGGATAGAAAAGCCTGTTGTTAATGACGATTCCGAATCATTAGCCAGGGCTAAAAGTAAATTTTTAAATTTAAGGAGAATTGAAGAATGA
- a CDS encoding phage major capsid protein: MTREEYLKQRNELMNAIDVLIGCGQIDEANAKMAEVEVLDGQYEAERTARANAEALRQTGCVAPEPVRNILDIAGEQAVSDNGAAVEPENAIYERAFYNYMTGRSLTVDEQNVFDRINEPLRNSTQTVEDHQILVPESTVQTIWMEMERLHPIIADVGMTHVPGDIKIIKDDDSAGTDAEWITETDTPSDEAINTSVVELNGHELVKSITISWKLKKMSMADFLNYIAKKIARKMGNALAAGFVVGKGTPGESDSHKAQPLGIVTALEKEVSTPQVVTYSTSDALTFKKVTEAFAKIKSGYISGAAIYSNNKTIWETLANMMDGNDRPYFVPDPTSGGVGRMFGLVVKEESAMPDGAALIGCPAEGYTANVNENITMYTEDHVKARTTDYMGYAIIDGTVLDTKAFALVKKS; the protein is encoded by the coding sequence ATGACAAGAGAAGAATATTTAAAGCAGAGAAACGAGCTTATGAACGCGATTGACGTATTGATTGGATGCGGTCAGATTGACGAAGCCAATGCCAAAATGGCAGAAGTAGAGGTCCTTGACGGGCAATATGAAGCAGAACGAACCGCAAGGGCTAACGCTGAAGCGTTGCGACAGACTGGCTGTGTTGCTCCTGAACCGGTTAGAAATATTCTGGATATCGCCGGGGAACAAGCCGTTTCTGATAATGGGGCGGCAGTTGAGCCGGAAAATGCTATCTATGAGCGCGCTTTTTATAATTATATGACAGGCCGCAGCTTAACCGTCGATGAACAGAACGTGTTCGACAGGATAAATGAGCCGTTAAGAAACAGCACACAAACCGTTGAGGATCACCAGATTCTGGTTCCGGAGTCTACGGTTCAAACGATCTGGATGGAAATGGAGAGGCTTCATCCCATTATAGCGGATGTTGGCATGACCCATGTTCCAGGGGACATTAAAATTATCAAGGATGATGATTCTGCGGGCACAGATGCAGAATGGATTACTGAGACGGATACGCCTTCTGACGAAGCCATTAATACATCGGTTGTTGAACTTAATGGCCATGAACTGGTTAAATCTATTACTATTTCATGGAAACTCAAGAAAATGTCTATGGCAGACTTTTTAAATTATATTGCAAAGAAGATTGCCCGTAAAATGGGGAATGCTCTGGCCGCCGGGTTTGTTGTCGGTAAGGGAACCCCTGGGGAAAGTGATAGCCACAAAGCACAGCCTTTGGGGATTGTAACTGCACTGGAAAAGGAAGTGAGCACCCCACAAGTAGTGACTTACTCGACAAGCGATGCCTTAACTTTTAAAAAGGTGACCGAAGCTTTTGCGAAGATTAAAAGCGGGTATATTTCCGGCGCTGCGATCTATTCCAACAACAAGACAATCTGGGAAACCCTGGCCAATATGATGGATGGAAACGACAGGCCATACTTTGTTCCGGACCCGACATCTGGAGGTGTGGGCAGGATGTTTGGATTGGTCGTAAAAGAAGAATCAGCCATGCCGGATGGCGCGGCTTTAATCGGCTGCCCAGCAGAAGGGTATACCGCGAATGTGAATGAAAATATTACAATGTATACAGAGGACCATGTGAAAGCCAGAACAACGGACTATATGGGCTATGCGATCATTGACGGGACGGTTTTAGATACAAAGGCGTTTGCGTTAGTAAAAAAGTCATAA